The following are encoded together in the Arcobacter aquimarinus genome:
- a CDS encoding FeoA family protein, with the protein MGLDEIKKGNIVKILKLNAQGRLLYKLLDMGFVNGASIEIIREAPLYDPMELKIQNYHITLRKSEAKLIEVEMI; encoded by the coding sequence ATGGGATTAGATGAGATAAAAAAAGGAAATATTGTAAAAATTCTAAAGCTAAATGCCCAAGGAAGATTACTTTATAAACTTTTAGATATGGGATTTGTAAATGGAGCTTCTATTGAAATCATAAGAGAAGCACCACTTTATGACCCAATGGAGTTAAAAATCCAAAACTATCATATAACACTTAGAAAAAGTGAAGCAAAATTAATAGAAGTAGAGATGATATGA